One genomic segment of Balaenoptera musculus isolate JJ_BM4_2016_0621 chromosome 11, mBalMus1.pri.v3, whole genome shotgun sequence includes these proteins:
- the TMEM40 gene encoding transmembrane protein 40 isoform X4, producing METSGSLQDHSRVHGESEDLDHGETDFHKQDQEAELYSQEEDEKGAEHGEPDVLKDELQLYEGAPGEVVPSEESGLRRRGSNPESGEVEPSQLRRLNIKKDDEFFHFILLCFAIGALLVCYHYYTDWFMSLGVGLLTFASLETVGIYFGLVYRIHSVLHGFVPLFQKLRLIGFRKTD from the exons ATGGAGACTTCAGGATCACTTCAAGACCACAGTCGAGTCCACGGAGAATCAGAAGATCTAGACC ATGGAGAGACGGATTTCCACAAGCAAGACCAGGAGGCTGAGCTCTATTCTCAAGAAGAGGATGAGAAAG GTGCTGAGCATGGGGAGCCTGACGTTTTGAAGGATGAGCTTCAACTCTATGAAG GTGCCCCCGGGGAGGTGGTGCCGTCTGAGGAATCAG GACTCCGAAGGAGAGGCTCTAACCCAGAGAGTG GAGAAGTGGAGCCCTCCCAGTTAAGAAGACTAAATATAAAGAAGGATg AtgagtttttccatttcatcctcCTCTGCTTTGCCATTGGGGCCTTGCTGGTGTGTTATCACTATTACACAG ACTGGTTCATGTCCCTTGGGGTCGGGCTGCTCACCTTCGCCTCCCTGGAGACCGTTGGCATCTACTTTGGCCTGG TGTACCGGATCCACAGCGTCCTGCATGGCTTCGTTCCCCTCTTTCAGAAGCTTAGGCTGATAG GCTTCAGGAAGACCGACTGA
- the TMEM40 gene encoding transmembrane protein 40 isoform X6, producing the protein METSGSLQDHSRVHGESEDLDHGETDFHKQDQEAELYSQEEDEKGAEHGEPDVLKDELQLYEGAPGEVVPSEESGLRRRGSNPESEVEPSQLRRLNIKKDDEFFHFILLCFAIGALLVCYHYYTDWFMSLGVGLLTFASLETVGIYFGLVYRIHSVLHGFVPLFQKLRLIGFRKTD; encoded by the exons ATGGAGACTTCAGGATCACTTCAAGACCACAGTCGAGTCCACGGAGAATCAGAAGATCTAGACC ATGGAGAGACGGATTTCCACAAGCAAGACCAGGAGGCTGAGCTCTATTCTCAAGAAGAGGATGAGAAAG GTGCTGAGCATGGGGAGCCTGACGTTTTGAAGGATGAGCTTCAACTCTATGAAG GTGCCCCCGGGGAGGTGGTGCCGTCTGAGGAATCAG GACTCCGAAGGAGAGGCTCTAACCCAGAGAGTG AAGTGGAGCCCTCCCAGTTAAGAAGACTAAATATAAAGAAGGATg AtgagtttttccatttcatcctcCTCTGCTTTGCCATTGGGGCCTTGCTGGTGTGTTATCACTATTACACAG ACTGGTTCATGTCCCTTGGGGTCGGGCTGCTCACCTTCGCCTCCCTGGAGACCGTTGGCATCTACTTTGGCCTGG TGTACCGGATCCACAGCGTCCTGCATGGCTTCGTTCCCCTCTTTCAGAAGCTTAGGCTGATAG GCTTCAGGAAGACCGACTGA
- the TMEM40 gene encoding transmembrane protein 40 isoform X3: METSGSLQDHSRVHGESEDLDHGETDFHKQDQEAELYSQEEDEKGKSSSSSSSSSSSSSSGAEHGEPDVLKDELQLYEGAPGEVVPSEESGLRRRGSNPESGEVEPSQLRRLNIKKDDEFFHFILLCFAIGALLTGSCPLGSGCSPSPPWRPLASTLAWCTGSTASCMASFPSFRSLG, translated from the exons ATGGAGACTTCAGGATCACTTCAAGACCACAGTCGAGTCCACGGAGAATCAGAAGATCTAGACC ATGGAGAGACGGATTTCCACAAGCAAGACCAGGAGGCTGAGCTCTATTCTCAAGAAGAGGATGAGAAAGGCAAgtcttcctcctcttcatcctcctcctcctcatcctcctcctcag GTGCTGAGCATGGGGAGCCTGACGTTTTGAAGGATGAGCTTCAACTCTATGAAG GTGCCCCCGGGGAGGTGGTGCCGTCTGAGGAATCAG GACTCCGAAGGAGAGGCTCTAACCCAGAGAGTG GAGAAGTGGAGCCCTCCCAGTTAAGAAGACTAAATATAAAGAAGGATg AtgagtttttccatttcatcctcCTCTGCTTTGCCATTGGGGCCTTGCTG ACTGGTTCATGTCCCTTGGGGTCGGGCTGCTCACCTTCGCCTCCCTGGAGACCGTTGGCATCTACTTTGGCCTGG TGTACCGGATCCACAGCGTCCTGCATGGCTTCGTTCCCCTCTTTCAGAAGCTTAGGCTGA
- the TMEM40 gene encoding transmembrane protein 40 isoform X1, which produces METSGSLQDHSRVHGESEDLDHGETDFHKQDQEAELYSQEEDEKGKSSSSSSSSSSSSSSGAEHGEPDVLKDELQLYEGAPGEVVPSEESGLRRRGSNPESEVEPSQLRRLNIKKDDEFFHFILLCFAIGALLVCYHYYTDWFMSLGVGLLTFASLETVGIYFGLVYRIHSVLHGFVPLFQKLRLIGFRKTD; this is translated from the exons ATGGAGACTTCAGGATCACTTCAAGACCACAGTCGAGTCCACGGAGAATCAGAAGATCTAGACC ATGGAGAGACGGATTTCCACAAGCAAGACCAGGAGGCTGAGCTCTATTCTCAAGAAGAGGATGAGAAAGGCAAgtcttcctcctcttcatcctcctcctcctcatcctcctcctcag GTGCTGAGCATGGGGAGCCTGACGTTTTGAAGGATGAGCTTCAACTCTATGAAG GTGCCCCCGGGGAGGTGGTGCCGTCTGAGGAATCAG GACTCCGAAGGAGAGGCTCTAACCCAGAGAGTG AAGTGGAGCCCTCCCAGTTAAGAAGACTAAATATAAAGAAGGATg AtgagtttttccatttcatcctcCTCTGCTTTGCCATTGGGGCCTTGCTGGTGTGTTATCACTATTACACAG ACTGGTTCATGTCCCTTGGGGTCGGGCTGCTCACCTTCGCCTCCCTGGAGACCGTTGGCATCTACTTTGGCCTGG TGTACCGGATCCACAGCGTCCTGCATGGCTTCGTTCCCCTCTTTCAGAAGCTTAGGCTGATAG GCTTCAGGAAGACCGACTGA
- the TMEM40 gene encoding transmembrane protein 40 isoform X5, producing the protein METSGSLQDHSRVHGESEDLDHGETDFHKQDQEAELYSQEEDEKGKSSSSSSSSSSSSSSGAEHGEPDVLKDELQLYEGAPGEVVPSEESGLRRRGSNPESEVEPSQLRRLNIKKDDEFFHFILLCFAIGALLTGSCPLGSGCSPSPPWRPLASTLAWCTGSTASCMASFPSFRSLG; encoded by the exons ATGGAGACTTCAGGATCACTTCAAGACCACAGTCGAGTCCACGGAGAATCAGAAGATCTAGACC ATGGAGAGACGGATTTCCACAAGCAAGACCAGGAGGCTGAGCTCTATTCTCAAGAAGAGGATGAGAAAGGCAAgtcttcctcctcttcatcctcctcctcctcatcctcctcctcag GTGCTGAGCATGGGGAGCCTGACGTTTTGAAGGATGAGCTTCAACTCTATGAAG GTGCCCCCGGGGAGGTGGTGCCGTCTGAGGAATCAG GACTCCGAAGGAGAGGCTCTAACCCAGAGAGTG AAGTGGAGCCCTCCCAGTTAAGAAGACTAAATATAAAGAAGGATg AtgagtttttccatttcatcctcCTCTGCTTTGCCATTGGGGCCTTGCTG ACTGGTTCATGTCCCTTGGGGTCGGGCTGCTCACCTTCGCCTCCCTGGAGACCGTTGGCATCTACTTTGGCCTGG TGTACCGGATCCACAGCGTCCTGCATGGCTTCGTTCCCCTCTTTCAGAAGCTTAGGCTGA
- the TMEM40 gene encoding transmembrane protein 40 isoform X2, giving the protein METSGSLQDHSRVHGESEDLDHGETDFHKQDQEAELYSQEEDEKGKSSSSSSSSSSSSSSGAEHGEPDVLKDELQLYEGAPGEVVPSEESGLRRRGSNPESGEVEPSQLRRLNIKKDDEFFHFILLCFAIGALLVCYHYYTDWFMSLGVGLLTFASLETVGIYFGLVYRIHSVLHGFVPLFQKLRLIGFRKTD; this is encoded by the exons ATGGAGACTTCAGGATCACTTCAAGACCACAGTCGAGTCCACGGAGAATCAGAAGATCTAGACC ATGGAGAGACGGATTTCCACAAGCAAGACCAGGAGGCTGAGCTCTATTCTCAAGAAGAGGATGAGAAAGGCAAgtcttcctcctcttcatcctcctcctcctcatcctcctcctcag GTGCTGAGCATGGGGAGCCTGACGTTTTGAAGGATGAGCTTCAACTCTATGAAG GTGCCCCCGGGGAGGTGGTGCCGTCTGAGGAATCAG GACTCCGAAGGAGAGGCTCTAACCCAGAGAGTG GAGAAGTGGAGCCCTCCCAGTTAAGAAGACTAAATATAAAGAAGGATg AtgagtttttccatttcatcctcCTCTGCTTTGCCATTGGGGCCTTGCTGGTGTGTTATCACTATTACACAG ACTGGTTCATGTCCCTTGGGGTCGGGCTGCTCACCTTCGCCTCCCTGGAGACCGTTGGCATCTACTTTGGCCTGG TGTACCGGATCCACAGCGTCCTGCATGGCTTCGTTCCCCTCTTTCAGAAGCTTAGGCTGATAG GCTTCAGGAAGACCGACTGA